A region of the Aethina tumida isolate Nest 87 chromosome 3, icAetTumi1.1, whole genome shotgun sequence genome:
ATATGGTGTAGACtagagtatttttttttttcgcaaGTTGTGAGAAATTCCCACAGTAACCCTTTTGCtctagttaaaattataaacatgtacGCATTTAGTGAATCCAAGCTTGACGTCTAACACAACCCCCCATTCCATAACAGATGGTCGGTTATTCCATATGTTTGTTTCTGCATTTAACAGAAAACAGGTGTATACTAGAGAGGCAGAAAACTCGATTTATGTATTAGTTTTGATATAGTGAGTACAATAGGTactgacaaaaaaatatatattattttttttatttatttgttttgaattaTGTGTCAAATAACTTTAATACATTTCGTAAATCTCCTAGATACTTCTTCGTTGTTTTTTGTGTACAAGATGTCCTTTCGAAATCCTTTGAACCTTTTCTACTTTTACGGTGAATCCAATTTGCACATTATGGAAAATcggaattcttaaaattaggATCGTctggaataaaacaaatattttatttgaatgttgtagaatagttgttttttaacaaaaataatgaaattatttttgttactttcCTTAGGACAAGTCTCAATTGAGATTTAAATGACCTCTAGATGTGTAACTTACAACTTCAACCCTAGCGAAAAGCGCTCCCCTATTcaagttattgatttttacgTGTTTGAGTTAAAGGGATGGCgctgtaacattttattaaatgtatgtaCCTACATATGAATGAAAATAGCTCTTCGAATATATGTTCTTTCAATGTCctcataaattacatatattctACCCTCATCGGAACAAATAAaccttttttacattttaataatatattattattatatatacattatatatatacattatattattattatatatacattattatgtACAATATCATTTGtcaataatgaatatattattttctagatGATAATACAGAAAGAACACATTGAAGAAAACTTCATGCTTGGATTGTCCGCTCTAATTGCTGGGGACTTCGTATTTTTACCATCTGACACCAGAATATGTAAAGCCTCTCAGCCCGGAACCAGCCAGAACGTCACCCTTACACTCTTCATGAGAGTCAGGTTCTTCCTTCCCAGTTTACGAGGAATCCGTGGAAGCCAAGCCAGACATTTACTGTATCTTCAGTTGCGAAGATCCATTTTGGAGCATCAGCTTCCTTGTTCCTTCACACAATTAATCGAACTAAACGGACTGGCCTTGCAAGCTGAATTCGGGGATTACAGTGAaagagtaattaaatttaaaaagtagacATTCGCATTTCACtgacttttgaattttaaggaACATGGAACCAGGGACTACTTTTTACTCGAGCATTACGTTCCGGAAACTATGTCGTGTGCAATTGATGACTCCAAACGGCTGCAAAAGGAATTAATAAAGGCacatattagtaaaaaagGATTGGACTGTGAAAAAGCTGaacaagattttattattgttgctcAGTCTTTACCCCATTATGGTGGACATTTTTACACGGCAACTTGGGTAAGTTACTTTATTgcatacattattaataattgtaaatatgaaataaatatttatccgtTATTAAACATGGTTTATTTCAGATGCTAAAGGACAATAACCACAAGGATATTTGGCTTTATATTAGTTCACAAGGTATTAATTTGTACGAACGTGGCCCATCCACAAGTAACTGCGGTCCTCAACTCTACGAAAAGTTTGAATGGAGAAGCATTCAAACTCTATGTTATAGCAAAcactatttatgtattttacccCATGCTTCAACAATACATGGTTCGAAGCTaaagaaatacaaattaaGAATGGATCACAAAAAGTGAGTATGTTGAAATTCATCAGAAATCCGTAAtactaaaagaaaataaaaatattttactaaatgaattatttctaCTTCAGGAGCTATTTCACTTTCCGTCTTGCATCTCTTCACCATCAATTCTTTCTTCGATTAAGAACTGAGTATACCTCACTTCAAAGTTTGTCACAGCAATTTGGAATTCCTCTCAAAGATATGAAGAATGAAACAAATTCCTTGTACAAATTGGAAGCTCTTACAAATCATCACTACTGTACCATTGACAACGTACGTGATTACCCCGAGACGGAATTTCAAATAGATTTAAGAAAATCCACAAAGCTAAATCCGTTGCATAAAAGATTACAGTATAGAAGAAGATCTAAGAGCGTCAATGACTTTTCAAAACTTACAGAAAGAGACAATATAGACGAAGAGTATCAGAATGAAGAGAACGAGAATCCGTTTCAGAAATCACGTGCGGGTCTTGTTTTGGATAGCAGTTACTTGTCAGGAATGCCGGAGGACAAAAGgaaatgcaataaatttaatacaaaggATTTTGGTAATATGGGACCAAGAATTTCAAGATCCATGGAAGCTGTCAATATGCCAGATGATAATTACGATTATCTAGAGGAAATGTCTCTACAATCCGTTTCCCTTCATTGCAGCTCGACATCTATATCAAGATCTCCAACAACCGAATGCTTACCAACAAATGAAGCGTACATTCTAGGTAAATACATTATATTCAATGTGAtgcaatttcaattaattaaaccctTTTAGATTCGTCAATAAAATCATCATCACAACAGTACCTTCCAGATTTCCAAGAATCATTAAGTGAATCTCTTTTGTACAAATTAAGCAACATGTCGTTTGCAGAAGAAAGAATGATGTCCACTGTAGTCGTAGAGAGAGATCCCAAAGGCAGTCTAGGAATACAAATCACTGAAGGCTCTGATGGAAACGTATACATACAATCCGTGATTTTAGGTGGACCGGCACACTTAACTGGCAATATTTTGACTGGAGATCAGGTTATTGCTGTTGATGGTCAGACTCTAATAGGCATTAAATACGACGATGCATTaaacatgttaaaaaatactggTCACCGagttgaatttattgtttctagAATTATCCCTTCTAAAGGTGTCAATACTcataacactttaaatttacgTGCTAGAATGAATCTATCTAACATAAACGAGTCTcacatacaaaatattaacatgtctaaattaaatgaactgCAGTTTTCTAAAGAAGGAAGTCCAGTTGAAAAACATCTAACAGAGAGTTGTCATGATGTATCTAACATACAAAAACATCCTCCAGTGAAATGTGCCCAAGACGTATCATATCAAAAACATATACGATATAGGtctgaaataacaaaaaaactgtCGCCAAAATCCATtagggaaaattttattgttaataaaaatttttctaagtCATGTACGCATTTATACTCCAAGGAATCGGATAGGGCAGTTGTAGTTGAAATGATTCCTAAGGAAAACGTAGATTTATCCAATTTTCGATCACTAGATAGAAAATTACTTAAACGAGAACAACCGAATAGAAATG
Encoded here:
- the LOC109607399 gene encoding tyrosine-protein phosphatase non-receptor type 13 isoform X1 is translated as MYIPDHILHCMSQNKINESRNHEGPSLGDLLTARPSGLLEPETWAILCQAVQALQDLFLSDGASGTSCVPLISPSSLVISPRGRVKLCNTTTLTSGPPPHLAGYLAPEYRPNRQCTDTEVEKMWIYSLGETLKRATLTNHVATSRLSSELCQVLTDMTKLHTTSRASLMHLLDIISEYCRKKQQNRPFSHIVMDLHQEAMAALEVALDTPWGPPAMPELRPRTRNRSESNTDAFGTIPRRWMGLTRSTENNARSTKEASTSMEDLSLVPINNEPGNVVRPKSMCVSDARYFTEENNRFPVPTANIFSELDANREVNANVNYVGRANGGGTGGAKLSRPINVGQGGQAPRLRPRRNPVQRAASRLYRAGMEVPAKVTGTSARECVGPEFVVRAGLANKQLTMPDSKGQRKTVTVIMLNGQKLNVLCNPSSTTAGQLFEMIIQKEHIEENFMLGLSALIAGDFVFLPSDTRICKASQPGTSQNVTLTLFMRVRFFLPSLRGIRGSQARHLLYLQLRRSILEHQLPCSFTQLIELNGLALQAEFGDYSEREHGTRDYFLLEHYVPETMSCAIDDSKRLQKELIKAHISKKGLDCEKAEQDFIIVAQSLPHYGGHFYTATWMLKDNNHKDIWLYISSQGINLYERGPSTSNCGPQLYEKFEWRSIQTLCYSKHYLCILPHASTIHGSKLKKYKLRMDHKKSYFTFRLASLHHQFFLRLRTEYTSLQSLSQQFGIPLKDMKNETNSLYKLEALTNHHYCTIDNVRDYPETEFQIDLRKSTKLNPLHKRLQYRRRSKSVNDFSKLTERDNIDEEYQNEENENPFQKSRAGLVLDSSYLSGMPEDKRKCNKFNTKDFGNMGPRISRSMEAVNMPDDNYDYLEEMSLQSVSLHCSSTSISRSPTTECLPTNEAYILDSSIKSSSQQYLPDFQESLSESLLYKLSNMSFAEERMMSTVVVERDPKGSLGIQITEGSDGNVYIQSVILGGPAHLTGNILTGDQVIAVDGQTLIGIKYDDALNMLKNTGHRVEFIVSRIIPSKGVNTHNTLNLRARMNLSNINESHIQNINMSKLNELQFSKEGSPVEKHLTESCHDVSNIQKHPPVKCAQDVSYQKHIRYRSEITKKLSPKSIRENFIVNKNFSKSCTHLYSKESDRAVVVEMIPKENVDLSNFRSLDRKLLKREQPNRNDENGNNKPSVPAIALPRSLGLSRKWRGPVRYPVTPIKKSIEAADSDSIITSDDEQVFI
- the LOC109607399 gene encoding tyrosine-protein phosphatase non-receptor type 13 isoform X3; its protein translation is MSQNKINESRNHEGPSLGDLLTARPSGLLEPETWAILCQAVQALQDLFLSDGASGTSCVPLISPSSLVISPRGRVKLCNTTTLTSGPPPHLAGYLAPEYRPNRQCTDTEVEKMWIYSLGETLKRATLTNHVATSRLSSELCQVLTDMTKLHTTSRASLMHLLDIISEYCRKKQQNRPFSHIVMDLHQEAMAALEVALDTPWGPPAMPELRPRTRNRSESNTDAFGTIPRRWMGLTRSTENNARSTKEASTSMEDLSLVPINNEPGNVVRPKSMCVSDARYFTEENNRFPVPTANIFSELDANREVNANVNYVGRANGGGTGGAKLSRPINVGQGGQAPRLRPRRNPVQRAASRLYRAGMEVPAKVTGTSARECVGPEFVVRAGLANKQLTMPDSKGQRKTVTVIMLNGQKLNVLCNPSSTTAGQLFEMIIQKEHIEENFMLGLSALIAGDFVFLPSDTRICKASQPGTSQNVTLTLFMRVRFFLPSLRGIRGSQARHLLYLQLRRSILEHQLPCSFTQLIELNGLALQAEFGDYSEREHGTRDYFLLEHYVPETMSCAIDDSKRLQKELIKAHISKKGLDCEKAEQDFIIVAQSLPHYGGHFYTATWMLKDNNHKDIWLYISSQGINLYERGPSTSNCGPQLYEKFEWRSIQTLCYSKHYLCILPHASTIHGSKLKKYKLRMDHKKSYFTFRLASLHHQFFLRLRTEYTSLQSLSQQFGIPLKDMKNETNSLYKLEALTNHHYCTIDNVRDYPETEFQIDLRKSTKLNPLHKRLQYRRRSKSVNDFSKLTERDNIDEEYQNEENENPFQKSRAGLVLDSSYLSGMPEDKRKCNKFNTKDFGNMGPRISRSMEAVNMPDDNYDYLEEMSLQSVSLHCSSTSISRSPTTECLPTNEAYILDSSIKSSSQQYLPDFQESLSESLLYKLSNMSFAEERMMSTVVVERDPKGSLGIQITEGSDGNVYIQSVILGGPAHLTGNILTGDQVIAVDGQTLIGIKYDDALNMLKNTGHRVEFIVSRIIPSKGVNTHNTLNLRARMNLSNINESHIQNINMSKLNELQFSKEGSPVEKHLTESCHDVSNIQKHPPVKCAQDVSYQKHIRYRSEITKKLSPKSIRENFIVNKNFSKSCTHLYSKESDRAVVVEMIPKENVDLSNFRSLDRKLLKREQPNRNDENGNNKPSVPAIALPRSLGLSRKWRGPVRYPVTPIKKSIEAADSDSIITSDDEQVFI
- the LOC109607399 gene encoding tyrosine-protein phosphatase non-receptor type 13 isoform X2, which codes for MSICMSQNKINESRNHEGPSLGDLLTARPSGLLEPETWAILCQAVQALQDLFLSDGASGTSCVPLISPSSLVISPRGRVKLCNTTTLTSGPPPHLAGYLAPEYRPNRQCTDTEVEKMWIYSLGETLKRATLTNHVATSRLSSELCQVLTDMTKLHTTSRASLMHLLDIISEYCRKKQQNRPFSHIVMDLHQEAMAALEVALDTPWGPPAMPELRPRTRNRSESNTDAFGTIPRRWMGLTRSTENNARSTKEASTSMEDLSLVPINNEPGNVVRPKSMCVSDARYFTEENNRFPVPTANIFSELDANREVNANVNYVGRANGGGTGGAKLSRPINVGQGGQAPRLRPRRNPVQRAASRLYRAGMEVPAKVTGTSARECVGPEFVVRAGLANKQLTMPDSKGQRKTVTVIMLNGQKLNVLCNPSSTTAGQLFEMIIQKEHIEENFMLGLSALIAGDFVFLPSDTRICKASQPGTSQNVTLTLFMRVRFFLPSLRGIRGSQARHLLYLQLRRSILEHQLPCSFTQLIELNGLALQAEFGDYSEREHGTRDYFLLEHYVPETMSCAIDDSKRLQKELIKAHISKKGLDCEKAEQDFIIVAQSLPHYGGHFYTATWMLKDNNHKDIWLYISSQGINLYERGPSTSNCGPQLYEKFEWRSIQTLCYSKHYLCILPHASTIHGSKLKKYKLRMDHKKSYFTFRLASLHHQFFLRLRTEYTSLQSLSQQFGIPLKDMKNETNSLYKLEALTNHHYCTIDNVRDYPETEFQIDLRKSTKLNPLHKRLQYRRRSKSVNDFSKLTERDNIDEEYQNEENENPFQKSRAGLVLDSSYLSGMPEDKRKCNKFNTKDFGNMGPRISRSMEAVNMPDDNYDYLEEMSLQSVSLHCSSTSISRSPTTECLPTNEAYILDSSIKSSSQQYLPDFQESLSESLLYKLSNMSFAEERMMSTVVVERDPKGSLGIQITEGSDGNVYIQSVILGGPAHLTGNILTGDQVIAVDGQTLIGIKYDDALNMLKNTGHRVEFIVSRIIPSKGVNTHNTLNLRARMNLSNINESHIQNINMSKLNELQFSKEGSPVEKHLTESCHDVSNIQKHPPVKCAQDVSYQKHIRYRSEITKKLSPKSIRENFIVNKNFSKSCTHLYSKESDRAVVVEMIPKENVDLSNFRSLDRKLLKREQPNRNDENGNNKPSVPAIALPRSLGLSRKWRGPVRYPVTPIKKSIEAADSDSIITSDDEQVFI